From the Musa acuminata AAA Group cultivar baxijiao chromosome BXJ3-7, Cavendish_Baxijiao_AAA, whole genome shotgun sequence genome, one window contains:
- the LOC135643552 gene encoding uncharacterized protein LOC135643552 isoform X1, which translates to MAEDAVRSYGNNEDLNVELSHTNGSVTHFQYHSQWMAHWKRASSISAHQCHKHCTLSDAINRKNCVKQEGYSQVENTKSGKVQLVSIGTREGTTPESRNVCSSELNELGLTLHVHRSAEFVGAEKGRCEMDNTLVPKDVHTYDGVVVSDKLHLHNFSDSSINWENYNTCHSLNSDEIHFPKYDVSWKIDTILNPKRGPGHGQVANRFVKLHLPLKGTMLGSHVTESKAKEISTSSDQEIEPCDTVNGLQNFQDGISASTSLPAMVRSKAERPNMKSPVCIKDRRTSSESDHTLDEHRVLRDLWPGKSPLSYLIRENDTEDVLHQPLNYMSNCFIHNVASLDIHNYLHPVNNIDGDAQNPFNAIHYQLTTKNMPMELSREKQLIEDSTETAKAKVTPLFEMLTVPATARNQGMWQGDSLPLINSNSMENGVDVNGIEIHMMGKRERPSAKTDAIHIEACLEKHSPKGTISDSLQKDLPHTNLIKSHSPSPSAIQETLSRYVNSSDKTGSVSTGGLSTSRTESMNVDQVFSHVQRSKISNTSSIIENLAQKEQCKRWLKRLRHKSSDAFGLGSKRTKIGDHPTNAEVCSFSSKAHNYDTSSSAMTKCPKEQQIPDTTKDIPSTSECSYGVSARDVQYWIKRWCYKTPQTVKAHVSIVTPGLWEPENRKVLPDNIEGKQFPSIRAIALMGRAMNKFQTGQFQRKGSSVVWNIEDF; encoded by the exons ATGGCAGAGGATGCTGTACGAAGTTATGGAAACAATGAAGATTTAAATGTTGAATTGAGTCACACAAATGGGAGTGTAACTCACTTTCAGTACCATTCACAATGGATGGCACATTGGAAACGGGCAAGCAGCATTTCAGCTCATCAGTGCCATAAGCACTGTACTCTTTCTGATGCAATCAACAGAAAAAATTGCGTAAAACAAGAGGGCTATTCGCAAGTCGAAAATACAAAATCTGGGAAGGTTCAACTGGTAAGCATAGGTACGAGGGAAGGAACAACCCCCGAATCCAGGAATGTGTGCAGTTCTGAGCTTAATGAATTAGGCCTAACATTGCATGTTCACCGGTCAGCTGAATTTGTGGGAGCTGAAAAGGGAagatgtgagatggacaatactcTGGTGCCCAAAGATGTACATACATACGATGGAGTTGTAGTATCAGATAAATTGCATCTTCATAATTTTTCAGACTCCTCTATAAACTGGGAAAACTACAACACATGCCATTCTCTGAATTCAGATGAAATTCACTTTCCTAAGTATGACGTAAGTTGGAAGATTGATACTATTTTAAATCCTAAAAGAGGACCTGGACATGGTCAAGTGGCCAATAGATTTGTTAAGTTACATCTTCCATTAAAAGGAACTATGTTAGGCTCCCATGTAACAGAATCTAAAGCAAAAGAGATTAGTACAAGTAGTGATCAAGAGATTGAACCCTGTGATACTGTTAACGgcttacaaaattttcaagatgGTATTAGTGCATCAACTTCTCTGCCAGCGATGGTCAGATCTAAAGCTGAGAGGCCAAATATGAAGTCTCCTGTGTGCATTAAAGATAGAAGAACGTCTTCAGAATCGGATCACACACTTGATGAACATCGG GTGCTAAGAGATTTGTGGCCAGGCAAATCTCCTCTTTCATATCTAATTAGGGAAAACGATACTGAGGATGTTCTTCATCAGCCATTAAACTATATGTCCAACTGCTTCATTCATAATGTTGCAAGTTTGGATATACATAACTATCTTCATCCTGTGAATAATATAGATGGAGATGCACAGAACCCTTTTAATGCTATTCATTATCAGTTGACAACAAAGAATATGCCAATGGAGTTGTCGCGAGAAAAACAATTGATAGAAGATTCGACAGAAACTGCAAAAGCAAAAGTTACTCCCTTGTTTGAAATGTTAACAGTACCAGCAACAGCAAGGAACCAAGGAATGTGGCAAGGAGATTCACTGCCTTTAATTAACTCAAATAGCATGGAAAATGGGGTTGATGTAAATGGAATTGAGATACATATGATGGGAAAGAGGGAAAGACCATCAGCTAAAACTGATGCAATTCACATTGAGGCTTGCCTGGAAAAACACTCTCCGAAAG GCACGATTTCTGACAGTCTACAAAAG GACCTTCCACACACGAACCTAATAAAATCCCACTCTCCATCACCTTCAGCGATCCAGGAAACTTTGAGCAGATATGTTAATTCCTCAGACAAAACTGGTAGCGTAAGTACTGGAGGACTGAGCACATCTAGAACTGAAAGCATGAATGTAGATCAAGTTTTTTCTCATGTTCAGAGGTCCAAGATTTCAAATACTAGTAGTATAATTGAAAACTTGGCACAAAAGGAGCAATGTAAAAGATGGCTCAAACGCCTCAGACACAAATCTTCAGATGCTTTTGGCCTTGGTTCTAAGAGAACAAAAATTGGAGATCACCCCACTAATGCAGAAGTATGTAGCTTTTCAAGTAAAGCACACAATTATGACACATCCAGCTCGGCGATGACAAAATGTCCCAAGGAACAGCAGATACCCGATACGACCAAAGACATACCAAGTACTTCTGAGTGCTCCTATGGAGTATCAGCAAGAGATGTGCAATACTGGATTAAAAGATGGTGTTATAAGACCCCTCAAACGGTTAAAGCTCATGTGAGTATAGTTACACCTGGGCTATGGGAGCCTGAAAATCGAAAAGTGCTTCCTGATAATATTGAGGGGAAACAGTTCCCAAGCATCAGGGCGATAGCTTTGATGGGGAGAGCAATGAACAAATTCCAAACAGGTCAGTTTCAGAGAAAGGGATCATCAGTGGTGTGGAATATAGAGGACTTTTGA
- the LOC135643552 gene encoding uncharacterized protein LOC135643552 isoform X2, with amino-acid sequence MAEDAVRSYGNNEDLNVELSHTNGSVTHFQYHSQWMAHWKRASSISAHQCHKHCTLSDAINRKNCVKQEGYSQVENTKSGKVQLVSIGTREGTTPESRNVCSSELNELGLTLHVHRSAEFVGAEKGRCEMDNTLVPKDVHTYDGVVVSDKLHLHNFSDSSINWENYNTCHSLNSDEIHFPKYDVSWKIDTILNPKRGPGHGQVANRFVKLHLPLKGTMLGSHVTESKAKEISTSSDQEIEPCDTVNGLQNFQDGISASTSLPAMVRSKAERPNMKSPVCIKDRRTSSESDHTLDEHRVLRDLWPGKSPLSYLIRENDTEDVLHQPLNYMSNCFIHNVASLDIHNYLHPVNNIDGDAQNPFNAIHYQLTTKNMPMELSREKQLIEDSTETAKAKVTPLFEMLTVPATARNQGMWQGDSLPLINSNSMENGVDVNGIEIHMMGKRERPSAKTDAIHIEACLEKHSPKGTISDSLQKQLESFVFFMVEEPP; translated from the exons ATGGCAGAGGATGCTGTACGAAGTTATGGAAACAATGAAGATTTAAATGTTGAATTGAGTCACACAAATGGGAGTGTAACTCACTTTCAGTACCATTCACAATGGATGGCACATTGGAAACGGGCAAGCAGCATTTCAGCTCATCAGTGCCATAAGCACTGTACTCTTTCTGATGCAATCAACAGAAAAAATTGCGTAAAACAAGAGGGCTATTCGCAAGTCGAAAATACAAAATCTGGGAAGGTTCAACTGGTAAGCATAGGTACGAGGGAAGGAACAACCCCCGAATCCAGGAATGTGTGCAGTTCTGAGCTTAATGAATTAGGCCTAACATTGCATGTTCACCGGTCAGCTGAATTTGTGGGAGCTGAAAAGGGAagatgtgagatggacaatactcTGGTGCCCAAAGATGTACATACATACGATGGAGTTGTAGTATCAGATAAATTGCATCTTCATAATTTTTCAGACTCCTCTATAAACTGGGAAAACTACAACACATGCCATTCTCTGAATTCAGATGAAATTCACTTTCCTAAGTATGACGTAAGTTGGAAGATTGATACTATTTTAAATCCTAAAAGAGGACCTGGACATGGTCAAGTGGCCAATAGATTTGTTAAGTTACATCTTCCATTAAAAGGAACTATGTTAGGCTCCCATGTAACAGAATCTAAAGCAAAAGAGATTAGTACAAGTAGTGATCAAGAGATTGAACCCTGTGATACTGTTAACGgcttacaaaattttcaagatgGTATTAGTGCATCAACTTCTCTGCCAGCGATGGTCAGATCTAAAGCTGAGAGGCCAAATATGAAGTCTCCTGTGTGCATTAAAGATAGAAGAACGTCTTCAGAATCGGATCACACACTTGATGAACATCGG GTGCTAAGAGATTTGTGGCCAGGCAAATCTCCTCTTTCATATCTAATTAGGGAAAACGATACTGAGGATGTTCTTCATCAGCCATTAAACTATATGTCCAACTGCTTCATTCATAATGTTGCAAGTTTGGATATACATAACTATCTTCATCCTGTGAATAATATAGATGGAGATGCACAGAACCCTTTTAATGCTATTCATTATCAGTTGACAACAAAGAATATGCCAATGGAGTTGTCGCGAGAAAAACAATTGATAGAAGATTCGACAGAAACTGCAAAAGCAAAAGTTACTCCCTTGTTTGAAATGTTAACAGTACCAGCAACAGCAAGGAACCAAGGAATGTGGCAAGGAGATTCACTGCCTTTAATTAACTCAAATAGCATGGAAAATGGGGTTGATGTAAATGGAATTGAGATACATATGATGGGAAAGAGGGAAAGACCATCAGCTAAAACTGATGCAATTCACATTGAGGCTTGCCTGGAAAAACACTCTCCGAAAG GCACGATTTCTGACAGTCTACAAAAG CAGCTGGAGTCTTTTGTCTTTTTTATGGTTGAGGAACCTCCTTGA